One Lebetimonas natsushimae DNA segment encodes these proteins:
- a CDS encoding UbiX family flavin prenyltransferase codes for MKILVCVSGASGSNLGIKLYNLIPKNYEKYLILSENAKIVLEKEENIFLNSDISAPPASGSFQIDITFIVPCSMNTLAKIALGIADNLITRSAQVAIKEKRKLIIAPREMPFSPIHLEHMTNLSKLQNIFIAPPIIAYYSNPKTIEDMENFLIGKWFDLAGIEHNLFKRWKG; via the coding sequence ATGAAAATATTAGTCTGTGTAAGCGGTGCAAGCGGAAGTAATCTTGGAATAAAGCTATACAATTTAATACCCAAAAATTATGAAAAATATCTAATCTTAAGCGAAAACGCAAAAATAGTTTTAGAAAAAGAAGAAAATATATTTTTAAATTCTGATATTTCAGCACCGCCAGCAAGCGGAAGTTTTCAAATAGATATCACGTTTATAGTTCCGTGCAGTATGAATACCCTTGCCAAAATCGCACTAGGAATTGCTGATAATTTAATCACAAGAAGTGCTCAGGTCGCCATTAAAGAAAAAAGAAAACTGATAATTGCCCCACGCGAAATGCCGTTTAGCCCAATTCACCTTGAACACATGACAAATTTATCAAAATTGCAAAATATTTTTATTGCCCCACCTATAATCGCATATTATTCAAACCCAAAAACAATAGAAGATATGGAAAATTTCTTAATTGGAAAATGGTTTGATTTAGCGGGAATCGAACACAATTTATTTAAAAGATGGAAAGGCTGA
- the flgA gene encoding flagellar basal body P-ring formation chaperone FlgA, which produces MKNGKWLLLFLPFFLFADAKNELIKFYKKHYPNIKIISIYTQKPFPKKYKKISFKFANYKSQSGNLIIDNKYYFYRIKAKLKVYTANRVIKKNEPVFSNVSQKEINFRNFYSPPLIKIDKNLIASKVISKNAVITKNNTKIKPDILKGDSINVVFKGNGIEIYSKGKALNDANINDKIKVEINHKIYEGVVDKNNIVEIK; this is translated from the coding sequence ATGAAAAATGGAAAATGGCTTTTATTATTTCTTCCTTTTTTTCTGTTTGCAGATGCAAAAAACGAATTAATCAAATTTTATAAAAAACATTATCCAAATATAAAAATAATCTCTATTTATACTCAAAAGCCTTTTCCTAAAAAATATAAAAAAATTTCTTTTAAATTTGCAAATTACAAATCTCAAAGCGGGAATTTAATAATTGATAATAAATATTATTTTTACAGAATAAAAGCCAAATTAAAAGTATACACGGCAAACAGGGTAATTAAAAAAAATGAACCTGTTTTTTCAAATGTTTCACAAAAAGAGATAAATTTCAGAAATTTCTACTCCCCGCCCCTTATTAAAATAGATAAAAATCTAATAGCTTCAAAAGTTATTTCAAAAAATGCTGTAATAACCAAAAACAATACAAAAATAAAACCCGATATACTAAAAGGGGACAGTATAAATGTTGTATTTAAAGGCAACGGCATAGAGATATATTCAAAAGGAAAAGCCTTAAATGATGCAAACATAAATGATAAAATAAAAGTTGAAATAAATCACAAAATTTATGAAGGTGTAGTAGATAAAAACAATATTGTGGAGATTAAATGA
- the lon gene encoding endopeptidase La — translation MTLENYEKLPSLLPVLKEKELIYPFMIIPIFLEQKEDIIAIQKAINDHSLIFVSIDDEVGTYGTIGTIIRKVTLPEGKIKILFQGITRGKILEIHDKNPTIALVDKIKPTTEDEKEINALLETLKEHIITLSEINPFFPKDFIKIIENNKDANRVIDIIASSLKLPVEKGYELFKEENTKERLIKLIHFILEEIESIKIKNELSKKVMEQVQEVNREHLLRQQLKLIQKELGIKNEIEEEIKEYYEKLEKLKSFMREDAYKEIKKQIDRLSRMHPDSAEATTTQNYIEWALEIPFGKYAKEEFSIDELQKRLDKDHYGLKKPKERIVEYFAAKELAKKRGEEFSGAIICFVGPPGVGKTSLANSIATSLDRKLVRIALGGLEDVNELRGHRRTYIGAMPGRIAQGLINAKQMNPVMVLDEIDKISRFKGDPTAVLLEVLDPEQNAHFRDLYLNFELDLSKVLFIATANDPSTIPAPLKDRMEMIFVGSYTPQEKFEIAKRYLIPQEMKKHSLKKSEISISDAALREIIDKYTKEAGVRNLRRVIAKIMRKAALLILEGREKVRVTVKNIKDFLDKGYYGIEEVSKKDRVGVVNGLAWTPVGGDVLRVEAVKYRGKGQVIITGQLGDVMKESAQIAYTLVKVLIDTKKIKVKEKSKEPIYYKYNIHIHVPEGAIPKDGPSAGITMTTAIASLFSERKVKSDIAMTGEITLSGEVLPIGGLKEKLIAAYKAKIKKVLIPEKNYERDLDDIPEEVLNGLEIVPVKTIDDVLKEALI, via the coding sequence ATGACATTAGAAAATTATGAAAAATTACCTAGTTTATTACCAGTACTTAAAGAAAAAGAATTAATATATCCTTTTATGATAATACCTATTTTTCTTGAACAAAAAGAAGATATTATTGCTATTCAAAAAGCAATAAACGACCATTCTTTAATTTTCGTTTCAATTGACGATGAAGTCGGAACATACGGAACAATAGGGACAATTATTAGAAAAGTAACCCTGCCTGAAGGTAAAATTAAAATTTTGTTTCAGGGTATTACAAGAGGTAAAATTCTTGAAATCCATGACAAAAATCCGACTATTGCATTGGTTGATAAAATAAAACCTACAACTGAAGATGAAAAAGAAATAAATGCCCTGCTTGAAACTTTAAAAGAACACATAATAACTTTAAGTGAAATAAATCCGTTTTTTCCAAAAGATTTTATAAAAATAATAGAAAACAACAAAGATGCAAACAGAGTTATAGACATAATTGCAAGCTCACTTAAGTTGCCTGTTGAAAAAGGATATGAGTTATTCAAAGAAGAAAATACAAAAGAAAGACTTATAAAACTGATTCATTTTATATTGGAAGAAATTGAATCAATTAAAATCAAAAACGAACTTTCAAAAAAAGTAATGGAACAGGTCCAGGAGGTTAACCGGGAACACCTACTCAGACAACAGCTAAAACTGATACAAAAAGAACTTGGAATTAAAAACGAAATAGAAGAAGAAATTAAAGAATATTATGAAAAACTTGAAAAACTAAAATCTTTTATGAGAGAAGATGCATACAAAGAAATAAAAAAACAAATTGACAGACTCTCACGTATGCACCCAGACAGTGCGGAAGCCACCACTACCCAAAATTACATAGAATGGGCTCTTGAAATTCCTTTTGGAAAATATGCAAAAGAAGAATTTTCAATAGATGAACTCCAAAAAAGACTCGATAAAGACCATTACGGCCTTAAAAAACCAAAAGAGAGAATTGTAGAATATTTTGCGGCAAAGGAACTTGCTAAAAAAAGAGGCGAGGAATTTTCTGGAGCTATAATATGTTTTGTAGGGCCTCCGGGTGTCGGTAAAACAAGTTTGGCAAACTCTATTGCAACCTCACTTGATAGAAAACTAGTCAGAATAGCTCTTGGCGGACTTGAAGATGTAAACGAACTAAGAGGTCACAGAAGAACATATATTGGTGCAATGCCAGGCCGCATCGCCCAGGGCCTTATTAATGCGAAACAGATGAACCCTGTAATGGTACTCGATGAAATTGATAAAATTTCCAGATTCAAAGGTGATCCTACGGCAGTATTACTGGAAGTTTTAGACCCGGAACAAAATGCTCATTTCAGGGATCTATATTTAAATTTTGAGCTAGATTTAAGCAAAGTTTTATTCATTGCCACAGCAAACGATCCGAGCACTATTCCTGCTCCTTTGAAAGATAGAATGGAAATGATTTTCGTAGGAAGCTATACTCCTCAGGAAAAATTTGAAATTGCAAAAAGATATTTAATTCCGCAGGAGATGAAAAAACATTCTCTTAAAAAAAGTGAAATATCTATTTCCGATGCAGCGCTTAGAGAAATAATTGACAAATACACAAAAGAAGCGGGGGTTAGGAATCTCAGACGTGTAATTGCAAAAATTATGAGAAAAGCGGCACTGCTTATTCTTGAAGGCAGGGAAAAAGTAAGAGTTACAGTTAAAAATATTAAAGATTTCCTCGATAAAGGATATTACGGCATAGAAGAAGTCAGTAAAAAAGACAGAGTGGGTGTTGTCAACGGACTTGCATGGACCCCGGTCGGAGGAGATGTCTTAAGGGTTGAAGCTGTTAAATACCGTGGAAAAGGCCAGGTAATTATAACAGGTCAATTAGGTGATGTAATGAAAGAATCAGCCCAGATTGCATATACGCTTGTAAAAGTTTTAATTGATACTAAAAAAATCAAAGTTAAAGAAAAAAGTAAAGAACCAATCTATTATAAATACAACATACACATCCATGTCCCGGAAGGTGCAATTCCAAAAGACGGACCAAGTGCAGGAATTACAATGACTACAGCAATTGCAAGCCTGTTTAGTGAAAGAAAAGTAAAAAGCGATATAGCAATGACGGGAGAAATAACTCTAAGCGGCGAAGTTTTGCCAATCGGCGGACTTAAAGAAAAATTAATAGCGGCATATAAAGCTAAAATCAAAAAAGTTTTAATACCTGAAAAAAATTATGAAAGAGACTTGGACGATATTCCGGAAGAAGTGTTAAACGGACTTGAAATAGTACCTGTCAAAACAATTGATGATGTGTTAAAAGAAGCCTTGATTTAA
- the bamD gene encoding outer membrane protein assembly factor BamD: MLKKTLLLLPFLFLACSNKNVVHYENLTALKWHNRIAKDVKSNNLDQADDDFLSLEAEHPASPYIKTDLIILALAHANIGEFKVAKFYLNQYEKRFASSKEIPWLEYEKIKFDFIKYNNPYTNQKDLLDLIDNCKKYLKYYPNSQFKYEVNTILAKAELTKKYLNDKIYKLYKKLDKPKAAKEFKTDIPKNSEPPYVPWYKKIFYW, translated from the coding sequence ATGCTTAAAAAAACACTACTTTTACTTCCCTTTTTATTTTTAGCATGTTCTAACAAAAATGTTGTCCATTATGAAAATTTAACTGCACTTAAATGGCATAACAGAATAGCAAAAGATGTAAAATCCAATAACTTAGACCAGGCAGATGATGATTTTCTTTCACTTGAGGCTGAACATCCTGCATCACCGTACATAAAAACAGATTTAATTATTTTAGCCTTAGCTCACGCTAATATTGGAGAATTTAAAGTAGCAAAATTTTACTTAAACCAGTATGAAAAAAGATTTGCTTCCAGCAAAGAAATCCCGTGGCTCGAATATGAAAAAATTAAATTTGATTTTATAAAATACAACAATCCTTATACTAATCAAAAAGATTTGTTGGATTTAATTGATAATTGTAAAAAATATTTAAAATATTATCCAAATTCACAGTTTAAATATGAAGTAAACACCATATTAGCAAAAGCTGAATTGACAAAAAAATATTTAAATGATAAAATATATAAGCTTTATAAAAAATTAGATAAACCCAAAGCTGCAAAAGAATTCAAAACAGACATTCCAAAAAATTCTGAACCGCCTTATGTTCCATGGTATAAAAAAATATTTTATTGGTAA